A single region of the Sorghum bicolor cultivar BTx623 chromosome 7, Sorghum_bicolor_NCBIv3, whole genome shotgun sequence genome encodes:
- the LOC8069652 gene encoding ABC transporter G family member 14: MPPQLEHHEQQQQTAGGGGHRAAAPPPPPPPNSMPTFSSSSSSSSSSGTPSPTSVSATTTTTNVPSGAVVHPTTSSPPSSAASARPAANSFPLVLKFEEVVYKVKLGKPTAGWCDKLSAAASNMASFGGGDGSKNKKATASAAGSSSSSSRARAREKTIISGMSGVVRPGEMLAMLGPSGSGKTTLLTALGGRHGGRAAVLSGKITYNGQPFSGAVKRRTGFVTQHDVLYPHLTVSETLWYTAALRLPRSLSAGEKRAQAEAVARELGLAKVAGSMVGGVRGVRGLSGGERKRVSIGLEMLVDPSLLLLDEPTSGLDSTTAARIVGTLRRMAAQGGRTVVVTIHQPSSRLYHMFDKVLLLSADGRPIYYGRAADALDYFASVGFASPLSLNPADLMLDLANGIAPQTTSGDGAADGMAAVTSGSESEHKEVRAKLAAAYERHIAPAVKLDICARETTSTAALPPGSSGAGHATTTWTTGWWTQFLVLFQRGLKERRHESFNKLRVFQVLSVATLAGLLWWRTPASHLQDRTALVFFFSVFWGFFPLYNAVFTFPLERPMLVKERCSGMYRLSSYLASRAATDLPMELGLPTAFVLILYWMGGLDPRPAPFLLSLAVVLYSVLVAQSLGLAIGAVLMDVKQGTTLASVITMVFLIAGGYYVQHIPPFVAWLRWLNYSFYCYRLLLGIQFPNGGGYYDCGDGHGKLCAVAEFPAIKAVGLNNHWVDVCVMALLLVGYRVVAYIALDRLKPR, from the exons ATGCCGCCTCAGCTGGAGCACcatgagcagcagcagcagacagCCGGAGGTGGTGGCCACCGAGCAgctgcacctcctcctcctcctcctcccaacAGCATGCCCACCTTtagcagcagcagtagtagcagcagcagcagcggcactCCCTCTCCTACTTCTGTttctgccaccaccaccaccaccaacgtCCCCTCCGGCGCCGTCGTCCATCCCACCACCTCCAGCCCGCCGTCGTCCGCCGCCTCCGCCCGCCCTGCCGCCAACTCCTTCCCTCTCGTCCTAAAG TTCGAGGAAGTGGTGTACAAGGTGAAGCTCGGGAAGCCGACGGCCGGATGGTGCGACAAGCTGTCGGCGGCCGCGTCGAACATGGCGTCCTTCGGCGGCGGGGACGGGAGCAAGAACAAGAAGGCCACTGCGTCGGCGGcagggtcgtcgtcgtcgtcgtcgcgggcgcgggcgcgggagaAGACCATCATCAGCGGCATGTCCGGGGTGGTGCGCCCAGGCGAGATGCTAGCGATGCTGGGCCCGTCCGGGAGCGGCAAGACGACGCTGCTGACGGCGCTAGGCGGTCGCCACGGCGGGCGAGCGGCGGTGCTGTCCGGCAAGATCACCTACAACGGGCAGCCCTTCTCCGGCGCCGTGAAGCGCCGGACCGGGTTCGTGACGCAGCACGACGTGCTGTACCCTCACCTGACTGTCTCCGAGACGCTGTggtacacggcggcgctgcggctGCCGCGGTCGCTGAGCGCCGGCGAGAAGCGCGCGCAGGCGGAGGCCGTGGCGCGGGAGCTCGGGCTGGCGAAGGTGGCCGGGAGCATGGTGGGCGGCGTCCGCGGCGTGCGCGGGCTGTCCGGCGGCGAGCGGAAGCGCGTCAGCATCGGGCTGGAGATGCTGGTGGACCCGAGCCTGCTGCTCCTGGACGAGCCCACGTCCGGGCTCgactcgacgacggcggcgcggaTCGTCGGGACGCTCCGCCGGATGGCGGCGCAGGGCGGCCGCACCGTGGTGGTCACCATCCACCAGCCGTCGTCGCGGCTGTACCACATGTTCGACAAGGTGCTGCTGCTGTCCGCCGACGGCCGCCCCATCTACTACGGCCGCGCCGCCGACGCGCTCGACTACTTCGCCTCCGTCGGCTTCGCGTCGCCGCTCTCACTCAACCCCGCCGACCTCATGCTCGACCTCGCCAACG GTATCGCGCCGCAGACGACGAGCGGCGACGGCGCCGCGGACGGGATGGCGGCGGTGACCAGCGGCAGCGAGAGCGAGCACAAGGAGGTGCGCGCCAAGCTGGCGGCGGCGTACGAGCGCCACATTGCGCCGGCGGTGAAGCTGGACATCTGCGCGCGGGAGACGACGTCGACGGCGGCGTTGCCGCCGGGCAGCAGCGGCGCCGGGCACGCGACGACGACGTGGACGACGGGGTGGTGGACGCAGTTCCTGGTGCTGTTCCAGCGCGGGCTCAAGGAGCGTCGTCACGAGTCGTTCAACAAGCTGCGCGTCTTCCAGGTGCTGAGCGTCGCGACGCTGGCGGGCCTCCTCTGGTGGCGCACGCCGGCGTCGCACCTGCAGGACCGGACGGcgctcgtcttcttcttctccgtCTTCTGGGGCTTCTTCCCGCTCTACAACGCCGTCTTCACCTTCCCTCTCGAGCGGCCCATGCTGGTGAAGGAGCGGTGCTCGGGGATGTACCGCCTCTCCTCCTACCTCGCGTCGCGCGCGGCGACGGACCTCCCCATGGAGCTCGGCCTGCCCACGGCGTTCGTGCTCATCCTCTACTGGATGGGCGGCCTCGACCCGCGCCCGGCGCCGTTCCTCCTCTCCCTCGCCGTCGTGCTCTACAGCGTGCTCGTGGCGCAGAGCCTCGGGCTCGCCATCGGCGCCGTGCTCATGGACGTCAAGCAGGGGACCACGCTGGCGTCCGTCATCACCATGGTCTTCCTCATCGCCGGCGGCTACTACGTGCAGCACATCCCGCCGTTCGTCGCGTGGCTTAGGTGGCTCAACTACAGCTTCTACTGCTACCGACTCCTGCTCGGGATCCAGTTCCCCAACGGCGGCGGCTACTACGACTGCGGCGACGGACACGGCAAGCTCTGCGCCGTCGCCGAGTTCCCGGCCATCAAGGCCGTCGGGCTCAACAACCACTGGGTCGACGTCTGCGTCATGGCGCTGCTCCTCGTCGGATACCGCGTCGTCGCGTACATTGCCCTCGATCGCCTCAAGCCCAGGTGA
- the LOC8069653 gene encoding forkhead box protein D1 has product MAPSRHPPSAMAAAAAAAVAAASPPPAAAVPQRRGAFSRSHQPHRRHHHRLVPGPPTKAKQRASCACSPTTHPGSYRCALHRGQGQAGGGGAAGPPLPVAAAASAAPVSSRLSAPRRASMANPLVRIAAVEGSDHIRRALAALVRPPPSQTTRRRADAFRPTPSRLSAMSSASS; this is encoded by the coding sequence ATGGCGCCGTCCCGTCATCCACCGAGCGccatggctgctgctgctgctgctgctgtggcgGCGGCATCTCCACCGCCCGCAGCCGCCGTCCCCCAGCGCCGCGGCGCCTTCTCGCGGTCTCATCAGCctcaccgccgccaccaccaccgcctcgtgCCGGGGCCACCGACGAAGGCGAAGCAGCGGGCGTCGTGCGCGTGCTCGCCCACCACGCACCCGGGCTCCTACCGCTGCGCCCTGCACAGGGGCCAAGGACAAGCAGGCGGCGGAGGCGCGGCCGGGCCCCCGCTCCCGGTCGCGGCCGCGGCCTCCGCGGCGCCAGTGTCCAGCAGGCTCAGCGCGCCGCGGCGCGCGTCGATGGCCAACCCGCTGGTGCGCATCGCGGCGGTGGAAGGCAGCGACCACATCAGGCGCGCGCTGGCCGCGCTCGTCCGCCCGCCGCCCTCCCAGACGACGCGCCGCCGCGCCGACGCCTTCCGCCCCACGCCCAGCCGCCTCTCCGCCATGTCCTCGGCGTCGAGCTAG
- the LOC8069654 gene encoding uncharacterized protein LOC8069654, which yields MDCPINIRTSPRTPLSLSRQQMIEEFWMKKQEEIEATKDFRERTIPVTYLKKVICAEKGKMMMTSDTPTFLTKACEVFVQELSVHAWVCASSHNRSTILDSDIAEAIASIESYDFLNDVLRAHLEKYKFDPCLQSTKKPHHMLTSQSSTSLESSLDQYQMTQFIPQYTRYNPFLCTPQPLPPTNANPMHLPLPLPPQRAFSIMATPITPTPIVSGSFPPITYMTKDLWFLRKCISNNDAALGLITPHQLLPKALPNIPNNCYVTTIASTDTYCVGSASTNNFVSQDGDMTFHFPHVPLKPFQLSSSSTMDSIGSPIYTDITELNHTKLDVTHTGNSTHDINPKATFNVDDGEQKHMGVETTAANHMNVVHEELDSKVVITTNVGANDNNINWDEIDMASDSMLMEFWKDVMMEEEEELTPLPATNDLILHPSDMVELEGCCHGSYLLDDIMFDASTDGRHN from the coding sequence ATGGATTGTCCAATTAACATCCGTACATCACCAAGGACGCCCTTGTCATTGTCTAGGCAACAGATGATAGAAGAATTTTGGATGAAGAAACAAGAAGAAATTGAGGCGACTAAGGACTTTAGAGAGCGCACAATCCCCGTGACCTATCTCAAAAAGGTCATTTGTGCTGAGAAGGGTAAAATGATGATGACATCTGATACCCCAACCTTCCTGACAAAGGCATGTGAGGTATTTGTGCAGGAACTTTCTGTCCATGCTTGGGTGTGTGCTAGTTCCCACAATCGTAGCACGATATTGGACTCTGATATTGCAGAGGCAATTGCCTCTATTGAGTCCTATGATTTTCTAAATGATGTTCTACGCGCACATCTTGAAAAGTACAAGTTTGATCCATGTCTACAGTCTACTAAGAAGCCTCACCACATGTTGACAAGTCAGTCATCAACATCCCTCGAATCTTCTTTGGATCAATACCAAATGACACAATTTATTCCTCAATATACTAGATACAATCCCTTTCTTTGCACTCCTCAACCTTTGCCACCAACTAATGCTAATCCAATGCATTTACCTTTGCCACTTCCACCACAAAGAGCATTCTCTATAATGGCAACCCCAATAACACCTACACCAATTGTGAGTGGATCATTCCCACCTATCACATACATGACAAAGGATCTATGGTTCTTGAGGAAATGCATTAGCAACAACGATGCTGCTTTAGGTCTTATAACTCCTCATCAATTACTTCCAAAAGCACTACCCAATATTCCAAACAACTGCTACGTGACTACCATTGCTTCTACTGATACATATTGTGTTGGTAGTGCTAGCACTAATAATTTTGTTTCTCAAGATGGTGACATGACATTCCATTTCCCTCATGTTCCTCTAAAGCCCTTTCAATTATCATCCTCTTCAACAATGGATAGTATTGGTTCCCCTATATATACTGATATCACTGAATTGAATCATACCAAACTAGATGTTACACATACTGGAAATTCCACACATGACATTAATCCTAAAGCTACTTTCAATGTCGATGATGGTGAACAAAAACATATGGGAGTTGAAACCACTGCTGCCAATCATATGAATGTTGTGCATGAAGAGTTAGATTCAAAAGTTGTTATTACTACTAATGTGGGTGCAAACGACAATAATATAAATTGGGATGAAATTGACATGGCCAGTGATTCCATGCTGATGGAGTTTTGGAAAGATGTAATgatggaagaagaagaagaattgacaCCTTTGCCAGCAACCAATGATCTTATTCTACATCCTAGTGATATGGTGGAACTTGAGGGATGTTGTCATGGTTCATATCTTCTTGATGACATCATGTTTGATGCAAGTACCGATGGAAGGCACAACTAG